A window from Candidatus Krumholzibacteriota bacterium encodes these proteins:
- a CDS encoding MBL fold metallo-hydrolase, whose translation MRLKFLGHACFELISDDGIKIVFDPYEAGSYDGALSYGPVEGDYDIAVVSHDHADHRDEEVLSGIKNVVESKGDFSFSGIKIKTFPTFHDKSEGSERGNNLISLVDTGRIRLAHLGDLGHDISLAEIPELENVDIMMIPVGGYFTIDAAEAHWIVEEFSPKIVIPMHFKTEKVGFPIESVDKFLELENNVEKTGGSELDINEKIFGDERRIIMLEPAL comes from the coding sequence TTTGATCCCTATGAAGCCGGTTCATATGACGGAGCGCTTTCGTACGGACCGGTTGAGGGCGATTATGATATTGCCGTGGTAAGCCATGATCATGCCGATCACAGAGACGAAGAAGTATTATCGGGGATAAAAAATGTTGTCGAGAGCAAAGGTGATTTTTCATTCTCCGGTATTAAGATAAAGACTTTCCCCACCTTTCACGATAAATCCGAGGGCAGCGAGCGGGGCAATAATTTGATTTCATTAGTAGATACAGGACGGATTCGTCTCGCTCACCTCGGTGATCTCGGTCACGACATCTCATTGGCAGAAATACCGGAGCTTGAGAATGTTGATATAATGATGATCCCGGTGGGAGGATATTTTACGATCGATGCCGCAGAGGCTCATTGGATAGTAGAGGAATTCAGTCCTAAAATTGTTATACCAATGCATTTTAAGACGGAAAAGGTGGGCTTTCCTATCGAATCGGTTGACAAATTTCTCGAACTTGAGAATAATGTTGAAAAAACGGGCGGCAGTGAGTTGGATATCAATGAGAAGATCTTTGGAGATGAACGAAGAATTATAATGCTTGAACCCGCGCTATAA
- a CDS encoding fumarate hydratase — MRKIQASRITEAVAKLCMEANFKLEEDVQTSLEKAYETEKSPVGKEVLKQILDNSDIASTERVPICQDTGMTVIFAELGQDAHIAGGGFEEAINEGVKKGYTEGYLRKSIVSDPVRGGNTGDNTPAVIHLDLVPGDKLRMYVVPKGGGSENMSRIAMMKPADGVEGIKKFVVDGVREASGNPCPPITVGVGIGGSFERCAQISKKALLRSIGSSNKDPFYDKLEKEILQLVNKTGVGPAGLGGTTTALAVHIETAPRHIASFPVAMNINCHAARHKFIEL, encoded by the coding sequence ATGAGAAAAATACAAGCCAGCAGAATAACCGAGGCTGTGGCGAAACTCTGTATGGAAGCTAATTTCAAACTCGAAGAAGATGTTCAGACGAGTCTGGAAAAGGCGTATGAAACAGAGAAATCCCCTGTCGGGAAAGAGGTCCTGAAGCAGATTCTCGATAACTCCGATATTGCTTCAACAGAGAGGGTCCCGATATGTCAGGATACGGGTATGACCGTAATTTTCGCTGAGCTGGGGCAGGACGCGCATATTGCAGGAGGCGGATTTGAAGAGGCTATTAATGAAGGTGTCAAGAAGGGTTACACTGAAGGGTACTTGAGAAAGTCGATTGTATCCGATCCCGTGAGAGGTGGAAATACAGGGGATAACACACCCGCGGTTATACATCTTGATCTTGTTCCAGGTGACAAATTGAGGATGTATGTCGTACCAAAGGGGGGCGGAAGTGAAAATATGAGCAGGATCGCTATGATGAAGCCCGCCGACGGCGTAGAGGGGATAAAGAAGTTCGTTGTCGATGGAGTCAGGGAAGCTTCCGGCAATCCCTGCCCGCCCATTACGGTGGGAGTTGGAATAGGGGGCAGTTTTGAAAGATGCGCTCAGATTTCAAAAAAGGCACTCTTAAGATCGATAGGAAGTAGTAATAAGGATCCTTTCTATGACAAGCTGGAGAAGGAAATTCTTCAACTTGTTAATAAAACAGGAGTCGGTCCGGCAGGACTCGGAGGCACAACAACCGCCCTCGCTGTTCATATTGAAACCGCGCCTCGCCATATTGCTTCATTCCCGGTGGCGATGAATATCAATTGCCACGCCGCGCGGCACAAATTTATCGAGTTGTAA
- a CDS encoding Fe-S-containing hydro-lyase, with protein MAEYSLEVPLENEDVKKLKAGDKVSLSGIIYTARDSAHERLVKLIEAGDELPIPLEGQIIYYVGPAPTPPGRAIGSAGPTTSYRMDPYTPVLIENGLKGMIGKGGRTKPVVDAMKKGTAVYFAATGGAAALIAQSILSSEVVAYEDLGAEAIRKLEVKDFPVIVAQDCHGGNVYVEGQAKYAE; from the coding sequence ATGGCTGAATATTCATTAGAGGTTCCACTTGAGAATGAGGATGTAAAAAAATTGAAAGCGGGCGACAAAGTGTCCCTGTCAGGGATAATATATACGGCGAGGGACAGCGCTCACGAGCGTCTTGTAAAATTGATAGAAGCGGGAGATGAGCTTCCGATACCCCTTGAGGGCCAGATTATATATTATGTCGGTCCGGCGCCCACTCCGCCCGGCAGGGCGATAGGGTCCGCGGGACCGACGACAAGCTACAGAATGGATCCGTATACACCTGTTCTTATAGAGAATGGTCTGAAAGGTATGATAGGAAAAGGGGGACGCACGAAGCCCGTCGTGGATGCCATGAAAAAAGGGACGGCGGTATATTTCGCGGCGACGGGAGGAGCCGCGGCACTGATTGCTCAAAGCATCCTTTCTTCGGAGGTTGTGGCCTACGAGGATCTCGGGGCTGAAGCGATAAGAAAACTTGAAGTTAAGGACTTTCCCGTAATTGTCGCTCAGGATTGTCACGGCGGCAATGTTTACGTTGAGGGCCAGGCAAAGTATGCTGAATAA
- the kdsB gene encoding 3-deoxy-manno-octulosonate cytidylyltransferase: MSSQKVTAVIPARYGSKRFPGKPLALINGTPMIVHVLRRAESIKGIDSVLVATDDRRIADVVNADSGRAVITSGSHDTGTSRVCEVVSENDCDIVLNIQGDEPLFPVDGVEKLIEVMKTDRSIKMGTLASFSDSEVEMNSRDVVKVVFDLSGNALYFSRLPVGASGGGFYRHIGIYIYRSSFLLDYENLPGGPLEKIESLEQLRALENGIDIRVINCSAVSGGVDRPEDIKRVESFFDNL; this comes from the coding sequence TTGTCTTCACAGAAAGTTACCGCGGTCATACCGGCGCGTTACGGCTCTAAGAGGTTTCCCGGGAAACCTCTGGCTTTGATAAACGGGACTCCCATGATAGTTCATGTTCTTAGAAGGGCTGAAAGTATCAAGGGTATCGACAGCGTTTTAGTGGCCACTGATGACAGAAGGATTGCCGATGTCGTAAACGCGGACAGCGGGCGCGCGGTAATTACCTCCGGATCCCATGATACCGGCACTTCGAGAGTATGCGAAGTTGTCTCTGAGAACGACTGCGACATTGTCTTGAATATCCAGGGCGATGAACCTCTGTTTCCGGTAGACGGAGTTGAAAAACTGATAGAGGTCATGAAAACTGACCGGTCTATAAAGATGGGAACCCTGGCTTCTTTTTCAGATTCAGAGGTGGAGATGAACAGCCGTGATGTTGTAAAGGTTGTTTTTGACCTCTCCGGCAACGCTCTCTATTTTTCCCGTCTGCCGGTTGGAGCTTCCGGCGGCGGATTCTACCGGCATATAGGAATTTACATTTACAGGAGCTCTTTTTTACTCGATTATGAAAACCTTCCCGGAGGCCCCCTGGAAAAAATCGAATCCCTCGAACAGCTCAGAGCACTTGAGAATGGTATTGATATCAGAGTTATAAACTGCAGCGCGGTTTCCGGAGGGGTTGACAGACCCGAAGATATAAAAAGGGTTGAATCTTTTTTTGATAATTTGTAG
- a CDS encoding CTP synthase, which yields MNGKVKYIFITGGVVSSLGKGIAASSLGLLLKQRGLNVVLQKFDPYLNVDPGTMSPFQHGEVFVTDDGAETDLDLGHYERFTDKNLSQKSNVTTGQVYEAVINREREGAYLGGTVQVIPHITDEIKKRIMRAAGEDDDIDIVITEIGGTTGDIEGLPFLEAIRQLRFELGKENVLYLHLTLVPYIKAAHEIKTKPTQHSVKGLREIGIQPDILLCRSERPLEDGIRDKISLFCNVEKEAVIEALDADSIYEVPLRLSSKGLDDIVITKLAIKSSEPDLTRWEEMITKIKSPKENVRIAVCGKYIHLVDAYKSIIESFTHAGAANDVRVNIKWVNAERVEEDGPEVCFEDVEGVLIPGGFGERGIEGKINAVRYARENGIPLLGICLGLQCAVIEFARNVCGLEAGSSEFNPDVEDPVIDLMLEQRSKSKMGGTMRLGSYPCNIKEGSLAEKLYGSLQINERHRHRWEVNNEYRSVLGSNGLVFSGLSPDGNLVEIVELPSHPFFIAVQFHPEFKSRPQKAHPLFKGLVKAAIEYSVSASTGSNNKVKQDG from the coding sequence GTGAACGGAAAGGTAAAATATATTTTTATTACGGGCGGTGTGGTATCTTCTCTCGGAAAGGGAATAGCGGCGTCCTCTCTCGGGCTGCTCCTTAAGCAGCGTGGTTTGAATGTTGTTCTCCAGAAATTTGATCCCTATCTGAACGTTGACCCCGGAACGATGAGCCCCTTTCAGCATGGCGAGGTTTTTGTCACAGACGACGGAGCTGAAACCGATCTTGACCTGGGTCATTATGAGCGTTTCACCGATAAGAATCTAAGCCAGAAATCGAATGTCACAACAGGTCAGGTTTACGAAGCTGTTATAAACAGAGAACGTGAGGGAGCATATCTGGGGGGGACGGTTCAGGTTATTCCGCATATTACAGATGAAATAAAAAAGAGAATAATGAGAGCCGCCGGTGAAGATGACGATATTGATATTGTAATCACGGAGATTGGCGGAACAACTGGAGATATCGAGGGGTTGCCTTTTCTTGAAGCGATAAGGCAGCTTCGTTTTGAACTTGGAAAAGAGAATGTTTTATACCTTCATCTTACCCTCGTACCATATATTAAAGCCGCTCATGAGATTAAAACGAAACCTACTCAGCACAGCGTCAAGGGGTTGAGGGAGATCGGGATTCAACCTGATATTCTGCTCTGTAGATCTGAAAGGCCGCTTGAAGACGGGATAAGAGACAAGATATCCCTCTTCTGCAATGTCGAGAAAGAGGCTGTCATTGAAGCCCTTGATGCTGATTCAATATATGAAGTTCCTCTGAGGCTGAGCAGCAAAGGACTCGATGATATTGTAATAACAAAACTTGCCATAAAAAGCTCAGAGCCCGATCTTACTCGGTGGGAAGAAATGATTACCAAAATCAAATCTCCAAAAGAGAATGTACGGATCGCCGTATGTGGTAAATACATTCATCTAGTCGACGCCTACAAGAGTATTATAGAGTCTTTCACTCACGCGGGAGCCGCTAACGATGTCAGGGTTAATATTAAATGGGTAAACGCGGAAAGAGTTGAGGAAGATGGCCCCGAGGTGTGTTTTGAGGATGTAGAGGGGGTTTTGATTCCGGGTGGTTTTGGCGAAAGAGGGATTGAAGGGAAGATAAACGCCGTTAGATACGCCAGAGAAAATGGCATTCCCCTGCTCGGCATCTGTCTCGGTCTTCAATGCGCCGTTATCGAGTTTGCCCGTAATGTCTGCGGACTTGAAGCGGGAAGTTCCGAATTTAACCCCGATGTGGAGGATCCGGTTATTGATCTTATGCTTGAACAGCGCAGCAAATCGAAGATGGGCGGTACTATGCGGCTTGGTTCCTATCCATGTAATATAAAAGAGGGTTCTCTCGCGGAGAAACTTTACGGTTCCCTTCAAATCAATGAAAGACACCGGCACCGCTGGGAGGTTAATAATGAATATCGCAGTGTACTTGGCAGTAACGGTCTCGTGTTTTCAGGGCTTTCTCCGGACGGCAACCTTGTCGAAATAGTTGAATTGCCGTCACATCCTTTCTTTATTGCCGTTCAGTTTCATCCGGAGTTTAAATCCCGTCCACAGAAAGCTCATCCGCTTTTCAAGGGATTGGTCAAGGCGGCTATAGAATATTCTGTTTCAGCTTCGACGGGATCGAATAATAAAGTAAAGCAGGACGGATAA
- the kdsA gene encoding 3-deoxy-8-phosphooctulonate synthase, with protein MDPLVIGEHRVSLRKKPILIAGPCVLEDEEDAVRIARKCAELAEENGFFYIFKSSYLKDNRSSLDSYVGPGLEDGLRILDRVRGEVGVPVLTDVHCREEISSVADVCDVLQIPAFLARQTRLIVSAAKTGKVLNLKKAQFLSPEEMELAVDKARRSGAASVMVTERGTLFGYNNLVVDMTSFPRMRHFGVPLIMDVTHSLQLPGGSGTRSGGRPEFAGIMARSAAAAGCDGFFIETHFAPSSCKSDAESMLQIDKMPDILREVSQIFDLVNSFD; from the coding sequence ATGGATCCTCTTGTAATAGGAGAACACAGGGTTTCCCTTCGAAAAAAACCCATTCTGATAGCCGGTCCCTGCGTGTTGGAAGATGAAGAAGACGCCGTAAGAATCGCCCGCAAATGTGCCGAGCTGGCTGAAGAAAACGGATTTTTCTATATTTTCAAATCAAGTTACCTTAAGGACAACAGATCTTCTCTGGATTCATATGTGGGTCCCGGGCTTGAAGATGGACTTAGAATCCTAGATAGAGTGCGCGGTGAAGTTGGCGTTCCGGTATTGACAGATGTTCATTGCCGGGAGGAAATTTCCAGTGTTGCCGATGTGTGCGATGTCCTGCAGATCCCCGCCTTTCTGGCGAGGCAGACGAGGCTCATTGTATCCGCGGCGAAAACGGGGAAGGTTCTGAATCTGAAGAAAGCTCAGTTTCTTTCTCCGGAAGAAATGGAACTGGCGGTTGACAAAGCCAGAAGAAGCGGGGCCGCGTCAGTGATGGTCACAGAGAGAGGTACTCTTTTTGGCTATAATAATCTTGTTGTTGATATGACATCATTTCCGAGGATGAGGCACTTCGGAGTACCTTTAATAATGGATGTAACTCATTCCCTCCAGCTTCCGGGAGGGTCGGGAACCAGGAGCGGAGGTCGTCCTGAATTCGCCGGCATTATGGCTCGGTCCGCCGCCGCCGCGGGGTGCGACGGTTTCTTTATAGAAACTCATTTTGCCCCCTCTTCATGTAAATCTGACGCGGAGTCAATGCTTCAGATAGATAAGATGCCGGATATCTTAAGGGAAGTATCACAGATTTTTGACCTTGTAAATTCCTTTGATTAA
- a CDS encoding KpsF/GutQ family sugar-phosphate isomerase has product MGKKSSSEIKGSDAEHSFGESSGQRKTSDIGREVVLKEIEGLKGLHDGIGDEFEEAVKILLECPGKVIVCGIGKSGIIARKIAATLSSTGTPAVYLHSVEAGHGDMGMVTGNDVFLAVSKSGGNEEVTRLIPYLKAIRVKIISITASEDSRLAEESDVVLLINSKEEAGSIGVVPTTTTTVSLVLGDALAVAVLTKKNFSREDFAILHPGGVLGRKLFLKVSGLMHVEDELPLVSMDTSLKEALIEIIDKKLGCTGVTGPGGRLAGIITDGDLKRILTENPSALDTPVSKLMTKSPMTVSPNLLVVEALKEMEMNPKGQVTQLFVLDDEGYPVGIIHIHDILRAGLK; this is encoded by the coding sequence ATGGGAAAAAAGAGTTCTTCTGAAATTAAAGGATCTGATGCGGAGCATTCCTTCGGGGAAAGTTCCGGTCAGAGGAAGACCTCGGATATCGGGCGTGAAGTTGTCTTAAAAGAGATTGAAGGGCTTAAGGGGTTACATGACGGAATCGGGGACGAATTTGAAGAGGCCGTAAAGATCCTTCTTGAATGCCCCGGGAAAGTTATCGTCTGCGGGATCGGCAAATCGGGTATTATTGCAAGGAAGATAGCTGCTACGCTAAGCAGTACCGGCACTCCCGCTGTTTATCTGCACTCTGTGGAAGCCGGCCACGGTGATATGGGGATGGTAACCGGGAATGATGTTTTCCTGGCTGTCAGCAAGAGCGGGGGCAACGAGGAAGTAACGAGGCTTATTCCATATCTTAAGGCTATCAGAGTAAAAATAATTTCCATTACTGCCAGTGAGGATTCCAGGCTTGCTGAAGAAAGCGATGTGGTGCTGCTGATAAATTCTAAAGAAGAAGCGGGTTCAATTGGAGTAGTCCCGACTACGACTACAACGGTTTCTCTGGTTCTGGGAGACGCTCTGGCAGTAGCCGTATTGACGAAGAAGAATTTCAGCCGTGAGGACTTCGCGATACTTCATCCGGGGGGCGTTCTGGGGAGAAAGCTCTTTCTGAAGGTTTCCGGATTGATGCATGTTGAAGATGAGCTTCCCCTTGTCAGCATGGATACCTCTCTTAAGGAAGCCCTGATTGAGATAATCGACAAGAAGCTCGGTTGTACGGGCGTTACTGGCCCGGGCGGCAGGCTGGCGGGTATTATCACAGACGGCGACTTAAAGAGAATTCTCACGGAAAACCCTTCCGCTTTGGACACTCCTGTATCGAAACTCATGACTAAATCACCAATGACTGTAAGTCCGAACCTGCTTGTTGTAGAAGCCCTCAAAGAGATGGAAATGAATCCCAAGGGTCAGGTTACTCAACTCTTTGTTCTCGATGATGAGGGCTATCCCGTAGGTATAATTCATATCCACGATATTCTCCGGGCGGGACTGAAATAG
- the lptC gene encoding LPS export ABC transporter periplasmic protein LptC, translating to MRHIISLRNSSFSSFFSAVIILLPVLIILSCESSDEEYYINPYGRADQVINNFTTVESDSGVVKWRMKAPVARIYNSRKLLVTENPVIKFYDEKGEVSSVVTADKGEINQKSRDLTAIGSVVVTSNEGYTLETESLAWLHERGEIHTEDFVRFTKGKNVTTGYGFWGYPELKEFDIVRDINGDLIDETSNTDEEMNQEVEQNEAE from the coding sequence ATGCGGCATATCATTAGTCTCAGAAATTCTTCTTTCAGTTCTTTCTTTTCAGCTGTCATTATTTTACTGCCGGTATTGATTATTCTTTCATGCGAAAGCAGTGATGAAGAATACTATATCAATCCATATGGAAGAGCTGATCAAGTAATTAATAATTTTACTACCGTGGAAAGTGATTCCGGGGTTGTAAAGTGGCGGATGAAAGCGCCAGTAGCGAGAATATACAACAGCAGAAAGCTGCTTGTTACCGAAAATCCTGTAATAAAATTTTACGATGAAAAGGGTGAAGTTTCATCGGTGGTCACGGCTGACAAGGGTGAGATTAATCAGAAATCACGGGACTTGACAGCTATTGGAAGTGTTGTTGTTACCTCGAACGAAGGATACACACTTGAGACCGAGAGTCTCGCCTGGCTTCATGAAAGAGGCGAGATTCATACTGAAGATTTTGTAAGATTTACAAAGGGCAAGAATGTTACGACGGGATACGGATTTTGGGGCTATCCTGAATTAAAGGAATTTGATATAGTAAGAGATATTAATGGAGATCTGATTGATGAAACTTCGAACACAGACGAAGAGATGAATCAGGAAGTGGAGCAGAATGAAGCAGAGTAG
- the lptB gene encoding LPS export ABC transporter ATP-binding protein, producing MKQSSRECLDSGDIGEGLGTENLVKKYQKKVVVNGVSISVQKGEIVGLLGPNGAGKTTTFYMIVGMIKPESGKVFFKGRDITDLPMYKRARLGIGYLPQEPSIFRKMTVEDNIKAIIETLSISDDKRSELLESLLDELGVKHLRNNYGHQLSGGERRRVEVTRALVTDPSFMLLDEPFAGIDPIAVADLQDIVVKLRDRGIGVLITDHNVRETLSITDRAYIMFEGSIKCLGDADALAADPEVRKIYLGESFQL from the coding sequence ATGAAGCAGAGTAGCAGGGAGTGTCTTGATTCCGGTGACATCGGCGAGGGGCTCGGAACCGAGAATCTAGTTAAGAAATATCAGAAGAAAGTTGTAGTGAACGGAGTTTCCATATCGGTTCAAAAAGGTGAAATAGTGGGGCTGCTTGGACCAAACGGAGCGGGCAAGACTACTACATTCTATATGATTGTCGGTATGATCAAACCCGAGAGTGGAAAAGTATTTTTTAAAGGCAGGGATATTACTGATTTGCCTATGTACAAAAGAGCGAGGTTGGGGATAGGTTATCTGCCTCAGGAACCTTCTATTTTCAGGAAAATGACAGTAGAGGATAATATCAAAGCCATAATCGAGACCCTTTCTATTTCTGATGATAAACGCTCTGAGCTTCTCGAAAGTCTTCTCGATGAACTTGGCGTGAAACATTTGAGAAATAATTACGGGCACCAGTTGTCCGGCGGGGAAAGAAGACGAGTTGAGGTAACCCGGGCTTTAGTTACAGATCCTTCATTCATGCTGCTCGATGAGCCGTTCGCGGGTATCGATCCTATCGCAGTCGCCGATCTGCAGGATATAGTCGTCAAGCTGCGCGATAGAGGGATCGGTGTTTTAATAACGGATCATAACGTCAGGGAGACATTGTCAATTACCGACAGAGCATATATAATGTTTGAGGGGAGTATCAAGTGTCTGGGTGACGCGGACGCTTTGGCCGCCGATCCTGAGGTAAGGAAGATATATCTGGGAGAATCTTTTCAATTGTAA
- the rpoN gene encoding RNA polymerase factor sigma-54, with translation MEMKMGMRVAMQQRLVMTPRLQQALKLLQMPTLELQQVLKQEILQNPLLEEDDELKELDEDEIQEEEEEEEEDTDWDEVFETAFNMGGANGEETEQREDMLERVPVAKQSFSDNLLSQLRLATDDEEMLEIGEYLIGSFDDSGYMVGSLSDIARTFGVEEEHVRKTLELIQTFDPPGVGARDIRECLMLQLERKEMLGSKAAVIISDYFEEFKQRKYLDISKKMKISLKEIQTQAEIIATLDPKPGLSVYSEEPKYVIPDLIVERVGEKFVISLNERNVPRLRISKAYRDELTSNRKISTETKDFIKGRLKNAKWLIQTIEQRRRTMIKVMECIVDKQSKFFEKGVIALRPLTLQQVAVEIDMHESTVSRVTTNKYVQTPRGVYELKFFFSAKLSTKSGKNVSSRSAKLKIENIIKNENVKKPLSDQKIADILRNEGLVIARRTVAKYREQLGILPARHRKEY, from the coding sequence ATGGAAATGAAGATGGGAATGCGTGTGGCAATGCAGCAGCGTCTTGTTATGACCCCCAGGCTTCAACAGGCCTTGAAGTTGCTGCAAATGCCTACGCTGGAATTGCAGCAGGTACTTAAGCAGGAGATTCTACAGAACCCCCTTCTTGAGGAAGATGACGAACTTAAAGAACTGGATGAGGATGAAATCCAGGAAGAGGAGGAAGAAGAGGAGGAAGATACAGATTGGGATGAGGTTTTTGAAACCGCGTTCAATATGGGTGGAGCAAATGGTGAGGAGACAGAGCAAAGAGAAGATATGCTCGAGAGAGTGCCCGTCGCGAAACAGAGCTTTTCTGACAATTTGTTGAGCCAGCTTCGTTTAGCCACCGATGATGAAGAGATGCTCGAGATAGGTGAATATTTAATAGGCAGTTTTGATGATTCCGGTTATATGGTTGGTTCTCTAAGTGACATCGCCAGGACTTTCGGTGTCGAAGAAGAACATGTTCGTAAAACACTCGAACTTATTCAAACGTTCGATCCGCCCGGTGTGGGAGCGAGGGATATCAGGGAATGTCTCATGCTGCAGCTTGAAAGAAAAGAGATGCTGGGCAGTAAAGCGGCGGTTATTATCAGTGATTATTTTGAAGAATTCAAACAGCGAAAATACCTCGACATCAGCAAGAAGATGAAAATTTCCCTGAAGGAAATTCAGACCCAGGCGGAGATAATTGCCACTCTCGATCCAAAGCCCGGCCTGAGCGTTTATTCAGAGGAACCTAAATATGTTATTCCCGACCTCATAGTAGAGAGGGTCGGCGAGAAGTTTGTTATATCTTTGAACGAACGTAACGTCCCCCGGCTGAGAATCAGCAAGGCGTATCGGGATGAATTGACAAGTAACCGGAAGATCAGCACTGAAACAAAAGATTTTATCAAAGGACGCCTCAAGAATGCCAAATGGCTTATTCAGACTATCGAACAGCGCCGGCGTACGATGATCAAGGTCATGGAATGTATAGTGGATAAGCAGAGTAAGTTTTTTGAAAAGGGGGTAATCGCCCTTAGGCCCTTGACACTTCAGCAAGTCGCCGTTGAAATAGATATGCATGAATCCACTGTGAGCCGTGTAACGACAAACAAATATGTTCAGACACCAAGAGGTGTCTATGAACTGAAATTCTTCTTCAGTGCCAAACTCAGTACTAAATCGGGGAAGAATGTTTCCTCTAGAAGCGCTAAATTGAAGATAGAGAATATAATAAAAAATGAGAATGTAAAGAAACCCTTGAGTGATCAGAAAATTGCTGATATTTTGAGAAATGAAGGGTTGGTTATAGCCCGCAGAACTGTTGCTAAGTACAGAGAACAGCTGGGTATTTTGCCCGCGAGACACAGGAAAGAGTATTGA
- the lipA gene encoding lipoyl synthase, translated as MPSWLKRKIPLLDVCSDVERVIRKRGLHTICREGRCPNRAECYSKNKVTFLILGNVCTRNCLFCDVKNGRPIAPDLSEADKIVEAVQQLGLTHVIITSVTRDDLPDGGSRFYSNVVRKLKELDPPPMIELLIPDFNGNIDDLRTVLDTKPDIISHNIETVRSVFRRVRKGADYDRSISILSIIKDEGREVMTKSALMLGLGESVDEVLETMRELREAECDFLAIGQYLRPGIKQIPVEEFILPEKFLWYEKKGYEMGFLEVTAGPLVRSSYQENKISNFRKSAVIEPDE; from the coding sequence TTGCCGTCTTGGTTGAAGAGGAAGATTCCTCTTTTAGATGTGTGTTCTGATGTTGAACGCGTGATAAGAAAAAGGGGACTTCACACTATCTGCCGTGAAGGGCGTTGTCCGAATAGAGCGGAATGTTACTCGAAAAATAAAGTTACGTTTTTGATACTTGGGAATGTTTGCACAAGGAACTGCTTGTTTTGTGATGTGAAGAACGGTCGGCCCATCGCGCCCGATTTAAGTGAAGCTGATAAAATAGTCGAGGCGGTTCAGCAGCTGGGGTTGACTCATGTGATAATAACTTCTGTTACCAGGGACGATCTTCCGGACGGCGGAAGCCGTTTTTATTCCAATGTTGTAAGGAAACTCAAGGAGCTGGATCCCCCTCCGATGATTGAACTTCTTATACCGGACTTTAATGGTAATATAGATGATTTAAGGACGGTTCTTGATACAAAACCTGATATTATTTCTCATAACATCGAAACAGTTAGAAGTGTTTTCAGAAGGGTAAGAAAAGGAGCCGATTATGATAGATCCATCTCGATACTTTCAATAATAAAGGATGAGGGGAGGGAGGTGATGACAAAATCGGCGTTAATGCTTGGTTTGGGAGAATCAGTTGATGAAGTTCTTGAAACGATGAGGGAGCTCAGAGAGGCGGAGTGTGATTTTCTCGCGATTGGGCAATATCTCCGTCCGGGAATAAAGCAGATTCCTGTTGAGGAATTTATTCTTCCCGAGAAATTCCTCTGGTATGAGAAAAAGGGATATGAAATGGGTTTCCTGGAAGTAACAGCAGGACCTTTAGTTAGGAGTTCTTATCAGGAAAATAAGATCAGTAATTTTAGAAAAAGTGCAGTGATAGAGCCGGACGAATGA
- the raiA gene encoding ribosome-associated translation inhibitor RaiA — protein sequence MELTTTSRHFKASPELIEHIEVKMRKLKRYFENILNVDVIMSVEKVRHIAEVNLHVQGHNFTAIEESDNMFFSIDKCEKDLERQIKKYRGKLQSRYQNHKRSKREQYPREYIISAGSVESENGVEMIEEAAYDLENMNVEEAIKAMKKQEKEFFFFDNTESGNPSFVYRRSDGNYGVIKL from the coding sequence ATGGAATTAACAACAACATCAAGGCATTTCAAGGCAAGTCCCGAACTTATTGAACATATAGAAGTAAAAATGAGAAAACTGAAACGCTATTTCGAGAATATTCTTAATGTCGATGTGATAATGTCTGTAGAGAAAGTCCGTCATATTGCAGAAGTAAATCTCCACGTTCAGGGGCATAATTTTACCGCAATAGAAGAATCTGATAATATGTTCTTTTCAATAGATAAATGCGAGAAGGATCTTGAAAGGCAGATAAAAAAATATAGGGGGAAGCTTCAGTCCCGTTATCAAAACCATAAACGGAGTAAGCGGGAACAATATCCGCGTGAATATATAATCAGCGCCGGGAGTGTTGAAAGTGAAAACGGCGTTGAAATGATCGAAGAGGCCGCTTATGACTTGGAAAACATGAATGTTGAAGAAGCGATCAAGGCTATGAAGAAACAGGAAAAGGAATTCTTCTTTTTTGATAATACAGAATCGGGCAACCCGAGTTTTGTTTACAGGCGGTCTGACGGCAATTACGGGGTAATTAAATTGTAG